From one Bacteroides eggerthii genomic stretch:
- a CDS encoding BamA/TamA family outer membrane protein — MKRYILGIFTIILTTVSVSAQEQSPTVTNDTTPALSKKELRKQRVARRNFHYNILGGPSYTPDFGALIGGSALMTFRMNPGDTTQLRSVLPMSIAYMFKGGVNLMVKPQLFFKGDRFRIFGKFVYKNTEDNFYGIGYNTNKNYIRSDSTSKYRYSGIQINPWFLFRLGESNVFAGPQVDINYDKITDPAKHLIEEPDYVAAGGTASGYKNFNSGLGFLLTYDSRDIPANAYKGVYLDFRGMMYSKAFGSDNNFYRLEMDYRQYKSVGRRKVLAWTAQSKNVFGNVPLTQYSLTGTPFDLRGYYMGQYRDKSSHVIMAEYRQMINTDRSNWMKRMLHHIGFVAWTGCGFMGPTMGKIEGVLPNYGVGLRIEVQPRMNVRLDLGKNTVNNQTLFYFNMTEAF, encoded by the coding sequence ATGAAAAGATATATACTGGGTATATTTACTATTATACTGACAACTGTAAGTGTTTCAGCACAAGAACAGTCCCCTACGGTTACCAACGACACAACTCCCGCACTGAGCAAAAAGGAACTGCGCAAACAAAGGGTGGCTCGCAGAAATTTCCATTACAACATATTGGGTGGCCCAAGCTATACACCCGACTTCGGTGCGCTGATAGGCGGAAGCGCCCTGATGACCTTCCGTATGAATCCCGGCGACACCACACAACTGCGTTCGGTGCTGCCGATGTCCATAGCCTATATGTTCAAGGGCGGCGTCAACCTGATGGTGAAACCGCAACTCTTCTTTAAAGGCGACCGCTTCCGCATCTTCGGAAAATTCGTCTACAAGAACACTGAAGACAACTTCTACGGCATAGGCTACAATACGAACAAGAATTACATCCGTAGCGACAGCACCAGCAAATATCGTTACAGCGGCATACAAATCAATCCCTGGTTTCTGTTCCGTTTGGGCGAAAGCAACGTGTTTGCCGGCCCCCAAGTGGACATCAACTACGACAAAATCACCGATCCCGCCAAACATCTCATAGAAGAACCCGACTACGTGGCAGCCGGCGGTACGGCAAGCGGTTACAAGAACTTCAACTCCGGCCTGGGCTTCCTCCTTACCTACGACAGCCGCGATATCCCCGCCAACGCTTACAAAGGCGTCTACCTTGACTTCCGGGGTATGATGTACAGCAAGGCGTTTGGCAGCGACAACAACTTCTACCGACTGGAAATGGACTACCGCCAGTACAAGTCCGTAGGCCGCCGCAAGGTGCTCGCCTGGACAGCGCAAAGCAAAAACGTGTTCGGCAACGTCCCCCTCACCCAATATTCACTGACCGGCACTCCCTTCGACCTGCGCGGCTACTACATGGGACAATATCGTGACAAATCCTCTCATGTCATCATGGCCGAATACCGCCAGATGATAAATACCGACCGGAGCAACTGGATGAAGCGCATGCTGCACCACATCGGCTTCGTGGCATGGACCGGATGCGGCTTCATGGGCCCCACCATGGGCAAGATTGAAGGTGTGCTGCCCAACTATGGCGTAGGCCTGCGCATCGAAGTGCAGCCCCGTATGAACGTGCGTCTGGATTTGGGTAAAAACACAGTAAACAACCAAACATTGTTCTACTTCAACATGACCGAGGCTTTTTAA
- a CDS encoding RNA polymerase sigma factor: protein MNTYSFRKDLLAVQEELLRFAYNLTSDREEANDLLQETSLKALDNEDKYEPDTNFKGWMYTIMRNIFINNYRKIVREQTFVDQTENLYHLSLPQDSGFASTEGAYDLKEMHRIVNSLPRDYKVPFSMHVSGFKYREIAERLGLPLGTVKSRIFFTRQKLQEELKDFI from the coding sequence ATGAACACTTACAGTTTTAGAAAAGATTTGCTTGCTGTGCAAGAAGAACTGCTTCGCTTTGCATACAATTTGACGTCCGATCGGGAAGAAGCGAATGATTTGTTGCAGGAGACCTCTCTTAAAGCCTTGGATAATGAAGACAAATACGAGCCCGATACCAATTTTAAAGGTTGGATGTACACCATTATGCGTAACATCTTTATCAATAACTACCGCAAGATAGTACGTGAGCAGACGTTCGTCGACCAGACCGAAAACCTGTACCACCTGAGCCTGCCGCAAGATTCCGGCTTTGCCAGTACCGAAGGAGCTTACGACCTGAAGGAAATGCACCGCATCGTCAATTCATTGCCACGTGATTATAAAGTGCCGTTTTCCATGCACGTCTCCGGATTTAAGTACCGCGAGATAGCCGAACGCCTGGGACTGCCTCTTGGAACAGTAAAAAGCCGCATCTTCTTCACAAGACAGAAGCTGCAGGAGGAATTGAAGGATTTCATTTGA
- a CDS encoding oxaloacetate decarboxylase, giving the protein MKKEIKFSLVYRDMWQSSGKYQPRVDQLVRIAPLIIEMGCFARVETNGGAFEQVNLLYGENPNKAVRAFTQPFKDAGIQTHMLDRGLNALRMYPVPADVRRLMYKVKHAQGVDITRIFCGLNETRNIIPSIRYALEAGMIPQATLCITHSPVHTVEYYARIADQLIEAGAPEICLKDMAGIGRPGMLGELTKTIKERHPDVLIQYHGHSGPGLSMASILEVCENGADIIDVAMEPMSWGKVHPDVISVQAMLRDKGFQVPDINMKAYMKARAMTQEFIDDFLGYFMDPTNKHMSSLLLKCGLPGGMMGSMMADLKGVHSGINMILKGKNQPELSIDDLLVMLFDEVEYVWPKLGYPPLVTPFSQYVKNVALMNVMQLVKGEERWTMIDNHTWDMILGKSGRLPGELAPEIIELAKSKGYEFVDTDPQSNYPDALDDYRKEMDENGWEYGEDDEELFELAMHDRQYRDYKSGVAKKRFQDELERVKDASMMKNGYSEEEIKKLKRAKADPIIAPSKGQVLWEVSVEGPSAAPFIGRKYQHDEVFCYLSTPWGEYEKVMTGFTGRVVEICAQQGANVNKGDVIAYIQRSDIFA; this is encoded by the coding sequence ATGAAAAAAGAAATCAAATTCAGTCTTGTTTACCGCGATATGTGGCAGTCGTCCGGTAAATATCAGCCGAGAGTGGATCAGTTGGTGCGCATCGCCCCGCTGATTATCGAAATGGGATGCTTTGCCCGCGTCGAGACCAACGGCGGAGCCTTCGAACAAGTGAACCTTCTCTATGGCGAGAACCCGAATAAAGCGGTTCGTGCCTTTACCCAACCCTTCAAGGATGCAGGCATACAGACCCATATGCTCGACCGCGGGCTGAATGCGTTGCGCATGTATCCCGTACCCGCCGACGTGCGCCGCCTGATGTACAAGGTGAAACATGCGCAAGGCGTGGACATCACCCGCATCTTCTGCGGACTGAACGAAACGCGCAACATCATCCCTTCCATCCGTTATGCACTCGAAGCCGGAATGATTCCGCAGGCAACGCTCTGCATCACCCATTCGCCTGTGCACACAGTGGAGTATTATGCCCGCATAGCCGACCAACTCATTGAGGCCGGAGCACCTGAAATCTGCTTGAAGGACATGGCGGGCATCGGTCGTCCGGGGATGCTGGGAGAACTGACGAAGACAATCAAAGAAAGGCATCCCGACGTATTGATACAGTATCATGGGCATAGCGGACCGGGACTTTCGATGGCTTCCATCCTCGAAGTCTGCGAGAATGGCGCCGATATCATAGATGTGGCCATGGAACCCATGTCGTGGGGAAAGGTGCACCCGGATGTTATTTCCGTACAGGCAATGTTGCGCGATAAGGGTTTCCAAGTGCCCGACATCAACATGAAAGCCTACATGAAAGCTCGTGCCATGACGCAGGAGTTTATAGATGACTTTCTCGGCTATTTTATGGATCCCACCAACAAGCATATGTCGTCCCTGCTCTTGAAATGCGGGCTTCCGGGCGGCATGATGGGCTCTATGATGGCAGATTTGAAAGGTGTACATTCCGGCATCAATATGATACTGAAAGGTAAGAACCAGCCCGAACTCAGCATAGACGACCTGCTGGTGATGCTCTTTGATGAAGTGGAATATGTATGGCCCAAACTGGGGTATCCGCCTTTGGTAACTCCGTTCAGCCAGTACGTCAAGAATGTGGCGCTGATGAACGTGATGCAACTGGTGAAAGGTGAAGAGCGCTGGACAATGATCGACAATCATACCTGGGACATGATTCTGGGCAAGAGTGGCCGCTTGCCGGGCGAACTGGCTCCTGAAATCATTGAACTTGCCAAATCCAAAGGCTACGAGTTTGTCGATACCGACCCGCAATCCAACTATCCGGATGCTTTGGACGACTACCGTAAAGAAATGGACGAGAACGGCTGGGAATATGGCGAGGACGATGAGGAGCTTTTTGAACTGGCCATGCACGACCGGCAATATCGTGACTATAAGTCGGGTGTTGCCAAGAAGCGTTTCCAAGATGAGCTGGAACGTGTCAAGGATGCATCTATGATGAAGAACGGATATTCGGAAGAGGAAATAAAGAAACTGAAACGGGCCAAAGCAGACCCTATCATAGCTCCGTCCAAAGGACAGGTGCTTTGGGAGGTTTCGGTAGAAGGGCCGTCGGCAGCACCGTTCATCGGACGCAAGTATCAGCATGACGAGGTGTTCTGTTATCTCTCCACCCCTTGGGGAGAATACGAAAAGGTGATGACCGGATTTACCGGTCGTGTTGTGGAAATATGTGCCCAGCAAGGCGCCAATGTCAATAAAGGAGATGTGATAGCATATATCCAAAGAAGCGATATCTTTGCGTAA
- a CDS encoding glycosyltransferase family 2 protein — protein sequence MGVLEIIFWIGLFIVFYTYIGYGMILYALVKLKECFRKTAATPPPTDDSLPDLTLFIAAYNEEDVVDEKMRNCLALDYPADKLHILWVTDGSNDRTNERLSHWPQATVLHQPQRQGKTAALNRGIRFVTTPLVVFTDANTHLNREALREIVHAFATPEVGCVAGEKRIAVQAKDNAASGGEGLYWKYESALKKLDARLYSAVGAAGELFAIRRELFEEMPADTLLDDFILSLRIVMRGYTIAYCADAYATESGSADMHEEEKRKVRIAAGGLQSVWRLRTLLNPLRYGTFCFQYISHRVLRWSLTPVLLFSLLPLNTILIFTTDSPLFYAVIWLLQTLFYLMASWGYYLSKKRIKNKILFVPYYFLFMNINVVRGFNYLRKRRGQTNGAWEKAQRA from the coding sequence ATGGGGGTTCTCGAAATCATCTTTTGGATCGGCTTATTCATTGTGTTCTATACATATATAGGTTATGGAATGATCCTCTATGCCCTTGTCAAACTGAAGGAATGTTTTCGCAAAACAGCCGCCACACCCCCACCGACAGATGACTCCCTCCCCGACCTGACGCTGTTCATCGCCGCCTACAACGAAGAAGACGTCGTAGATGAGAAAATGCGCAACTGCCTTGCTCTGGACTATCCTGCCGACAAACTGCATATACTTTGGGTGACAGACGGCAGCAACGACCGTACCAACGAACGCCTTTCGCACTGGCCGCAGGCCACCGTACTCCACCAGCCCCAACGGCAGGGAAAAACCGCTGCGCTGAACCGGGGAATCCGCTTCGTAACCACACCGCTCGTTGTCTTCACCGATGCCAACACACACCTCAACCGCGAAGCATTGCGCGAAATAGTGCATGCGTTTGCCACCCCCGAAGTGGGCTGCGTGGCAGGAGAAAAGCGCATCGCCGTACAGGCCAAAGACAACGCCGCATCCGGTGGCGAGGGCCTCTACTGGAAATACGAATCCGCTCTCAAGAAACTCGATGCCCGCCTCTACTCCGCAGTAGGAGCAGCCGGCGAGCTGTTCGCCATCCGCCGCGAACTGTTCGAGGAAATGCCTGCTGACACCTTGCTGGACGATTTCATCCTCTCCCTGCGCATCGTGATGCGCGGATACACCATCGCCTATTGTGCCGATGCCTATGCCACCGAAAGCGGTTCGGCAGACATGCACGAAGAGGAAAAACGGAAAGTGCGGATCGCTGCCGGCGGTTTACAGTCCGTCTGGCGCCTGCGCACACTGCTCAACCCGTTGCGCTACGGCACATTTTGTTTCCAATATATCTCCCACCGCGTACTACGGTGGTCGCTGACACCTGTTTTACTATTCTCATTACTTCCTCTGAACACAATTCTTATTTTTACGACAGACTCTCCTTTGTTCTATGCCGTCATCTGGCTCTTGCAAACATTGTTCTACCTCATGGCGAGCTGGGGATATTATTTGTCAAAGAAACGCATCAAAAATAAGATACTCTTTGTTCCCTACTATTTCCTTTTCATGAACATCAACGTTGTACGTGGCTTCAACTACCTGCGCAAACGCCGGGGACAGACCAATGGCGCATGGGAAAAGGCACAAAGAGCTTAA
- a CDS encoding ATP-binding protein, producing the protein MKNILKKAENAEKLLNLTSDTMILLDRNGVCVDIAVHDINLWFLTEDQLLDKNILQLLPPSTYRKIYPEFKKVLLRGEVSSRNYELATDSKTYFFKCIMRPYEDMVLCQYRDITERSQRKLELEKKNYELNEIQKVALIGRWWYDSGKECICYSGYSDITLDEEQQTVSLDSYITHILPEDREIFCKWLDENLQGDMKESVEYRIHFRQKVFYIRQKTFSCEKRPGGHTVLEGYIQNITDIQQRRNDITLLTHAINNATEDIFAAHEDGTLIFANRFFRQHHNIGLTDDITQLKIYQVNSHARSEEEWNRIKASIPKGSQRKGFIFYDPLPLHPEVLAMEGNAFWVTSDEGEYSLWAFGKDITQRIKDEQQIKRFSQVMDKTIENLPAGIVVKDIKNNFKYLYRNRESYNRNIPMKEALGKDDFDFYPFDIAQKKRKQDMEIAETGIEKHWITEEYDQNGKSIILDKRKMRIESKDFSPILLSIEWDITEMERMKQELLVAKEKAEASDQLKSAFLANMSHEIRTPLNAIVGFSRIIAESTDAEERKSFYDIVEANNERLLQLINEILDLSKIEAGIVEFTITPVRLHSLCREIYDALKFRCPQGVKLIYEPSDEEITIEGDKNRIFQVISNLIGNAFKFTTQGKVSYGYRRKGDGIEFHVSDTGIGIEAGKLDKVFERFVKMNSFAQGTGLGLSICKTIIERLGGTISASSEMGKGTTFTFTLPEKQEETAGKHADIHKSGVNAPTYAQKENNASLSGEEHQGSEQPHESSKPGLPTILVAEDTDSNYILVRAILGKSYHLERARDGMEAVTMFEELHPDLILMDMKMPNLDGLDATKIIRELSPKIPIIALTAYAYECDRQAALKAGCNEFLTKPYKQEELKELIERHLEEKDVQKQK; encoded by the coding sequence ATGAAAAACATCCTGAAAAAGGCAGAGAATGCCGAAAAGCTGTTGAACCTGACGTCAGACACCATGATCCTACTGGATCGGAACGGCGTTTGCGTGGACATCGCAGTGCACGACATCAACCTATGGTTTCTGACAGAAGACCAGTTGTTGGACAAGAACATACTCCAGCTGCTCCCACCCTCCACTTACCGGAAAATCTACCCGGAGTTCAAGAAAGTGCTTCTGCGAGGAGAAGTCTCCAGCCGGAACTATGAGCTTGCCACCGACAGCAAGACCTACTTCTTCAAGTGCATCATGCGCCCCTACGAAGATATGGTGCTCTGCCAATATCGCGACATCACAGAACGAAGCCAGCGCAAACTGGAGTTGGAAAAGAAGAATTACGAGCTGAACGAAATACAGAAAGTAGCGCTCATCGGAAGGTGGTGGTACGACTCCGGCAAGGAATGCATCTGCTACTCCGGATACTCCGACATCACGCTCGATGAGGAACAACAGACCGTCTCACTCGACAGCTACATAACACACATACTGCCCGAAGACAGGGAGATATTCTGCAAATGGCTCGACGAGAACCTGCAAGGAGACATGAAAGAAAGCGTGGAGTATCGCATCCACTTCCGGCAAAAAGTGTTCTATATCCGCCAAAAGACCTTCTCCTGCGAGAAACGCCCCGGTGGACACACAGTCCTCGAAGGATACATACAGAACATCACCGATATCCAGCAGCGGCGCAATGACATCACCCTGCTGACGCATGCCATCAACAACGCCACCGAAGACATCTTTGCCGCCCACGAAGACGGAACCCTCATATTTGCCAACCGCTTCTTCAGGCAGCACCACAACATCGGACTGACAGATGACATCACCCAACTGAAAATCTATCAGGTGAACTCGCACGCACGCAGCGAGGAAGAGTGGAACAGAATAAAAGCGTCCATACCCAAAGGAAGCCAACGCAAAGGGTTCATCTTCTACGACCCTCTGCCCCTCCACCCGGAAGTGCTGGCCATGGAAGGCAATGCCTTTTGGGTGACAAGCGACGAAGGCGAATACAGCCTGTGGGCGTTCGGAAAAGACATCACGCAGCGCATCAAGGACGAGCAACAGATCAAACGGTTCAGCCAAGTGATGGACAAGACCATTGAGAACCTTCCGGCAGGCATCGTCGTGAAAGACATCAAAAACAATTTCAAGTACTTATACCGTAATCGTGAATCGTACAACCGGAACATCCCCATGAAGGAAGCGTTGGGCAAAGACGACTTCGACTTCTACCCCTTTGACATCGCACAGAAAAAGAGAAAGCAGGACATGGAGATAGCCGAAACCGGCATCGAAAAGCATTGGATCACCGAGGAGTACGACCAAAACGGCAAATCCATCATCCTCGACAAACGGAAAATGCGCATCGAGAGCAAAGACTTCTCCCCTATCCTGCTGAGCATCGAATGGGACATCACCGAAATGGAACGGATGAAGCAGGAACTCCTCGTTGCCAAAGAAAAAGCAGAGGCTTCCGACCAATTGAAGTCCGCCTTCCTTGCCAACATGAGCCACGAAATACGCACCCCGCTCAATGCCATTGTAGGCTTCTCCAGAATCATTGCCGAAAGCACCGATGCCGAAGAACGGAAAAGCTTCTACGACATTGTGGAAGCCAACAACGAACGGCTGCTGCAACTAATCAACGAGATTCTCGACCTTTCCAAGATTGAAGCAGGCATAGTGGAGTTCACCATCACTCCCGTCCGCCTACATTCACTCTGCAGGGAGATATACGATGCGCTGAAGTTCCGCTGTCCGCAGGGGGTGAAACTCATCTACGAGCCTTCGGACGAAGAGATAACCATCGAAGGAGACAAGAACCGCATCTTCCAGGTGATATCCAACCTTATCGGAAATGCCTTTAAATTCACCACCCAGGGCAAAGTCAGCTATGGGTATCGCCGCAAAGGAGACGGGATAGAGTTCCACGTCAGCGACACCGGCATCGGCATCGAAGCCGGCAAGTTGGACAAAGTCTTTGAACGTTTCGTCAAGATGAATAGCTTCGCACAAGGCACAGGACTGGGATTGTCCATCTGCAAAACCATTATTGAACGGTTGGGCGGCACAATCTCTGCCAGCTCGGAAATGGGCAAAGGAACCACCTTCACCTTTACCCTGCCTGAGAAACAAGAAGAAACAGCAGGCAAGCATGCCGACATACATAAATCGGGCGTCAACGCCCCAACCTATGCCCAAAAGGAAAACAATGCTTCCCTTTCCGGCGAAGAGCATCAAGGCTCCGAACAGCCCCATGAATCCTCAAAGCCCGGGCTTCCCACCATACTGGTGGCGGAAGATACAGACAGCAATTATATTCTCGTCAGGGCCATTTTGGGAAAGTCATACCATTTGGAACGTGCCAGGGACGGTATGGAGGCCGTAACAATGTTTGAAGAGCTGCATCCCGACCTCATCCTGATGGATATGAAGATGCCCAACCTCGACGGTCTGGATGCTACGAAAATCATTCGTGAACTTTCGCCTAAAATACCCATTATCGCCCTCACCGCCTATGCCTACGAGTGTGACAGGCAAGCAGCCCTGAAGGCCGGATGCAATGAGTTCCTGACAAAGCCCTACAAGCAAGAGGAACTTAAGGAATTGATAGAAAGACATTTGGAAGAGAAAGATGTGCAAAAGCAGAAATGA
- a CDS encoding C1 family peptidase, with amino-acid sequence MNKRFLSVIVFGTALLSVQAQDGQGGITSAMLSQIQQSYQGTASDKALRNAIGNNDIRKLALNQENMQGMDTHFSIKVDSKGITDQKSSGRCWLFTGLNVMRAKALARYGFRSFEFSEIYPFFWDQLEKSNLFLQGIIDTAEKPLDDKTVEWLLKHPLSDGGTFTGVADIVSKYGLVPKCAMPETNSSENTARMANLISLKLKEYALRLRDLAAKGAKPAALEKEKTAMLGTVYRMLVLNLGVPPTEFDYVRTDAQGNPVETEHHTPMSFLEKYGDKQLLTNYVMLMNDPSREYYKCYEIDYDRHRYDGKNWTYVNLPVEDIKQMAIASLKDSTMMYFSCDVGKFLNSERGLLDVKNYDYESLMGTTFGMDKKQRIQTFSSGSSHAMTLMAVDLDKDGKPVKWMVENSWGADSGYKGHLIMTDNWFDEYMFRLVVETKYVPAQIMELFKQKPVRLPAWDPMFAEEKD; translated from the coding sequence ATGAATAAACGTTTTTTATCTGTAATTGTTTTTGGCACCGCACTGCTTTCGGTGCAGGCACAGGACGGTCAAGGCGGAATCACTTCTGCCATGCTCAGTCAAATCCAGCAAAGCTATCAAGGGACGGCGTCCGACAAGGCGCTGCGCAATGCCATTGGCAACAACGACATCCGCAAGTTGGCGCTCAATCAAGAGAACATGCAGGGCATGGATACCCATTTCTCCATTAAGGTGGACTCCAAAGGCATCACCGACCAGAAGTCCTCAGGGCGTTGCTGGCTCTTCACAGGGCTGAATGTGATGCGTGCCAAAGCCCTTGCACGCTATGGTTTCCGGTCTTTCGAGTTCTCGGAGATATATCCTTTCTTTTGGGACCAGCTGGAGAAGTCCAACCTTTTTCTGCAAGGCATCATCGATACTGCGGAAAAGCCGTTGGACGACAAAACAGTGGAGTGGCTGCTGAAACATCCGTTGAGTGACGGAGGCACATTCACCGGAGTGGCGGATATCGTTTCCAAATACGGCCTTGTGCCCAAGTGTGCCATGCCGGAGACCAACAGTAGCGAGAACACCGCCCGTATGGCCAATCTCATTTCTCTGAAGCTGAAGGAATACGCCCTCCGGCTCCGCGACCTCGCTGCCAAAGGCGCCAAGCCTGCCGCCCTGGAGAAGGAGAAAACCGCCATGCTCGGCACTGTCTACCGCATGCTGGTGCTGAACCTGGGCGTTCCGCCTACGGAGTTCGACTACGTGCGCACCGATGCACAAGGCAACCCGGTGGAGACGGAACATCACACCCCGATGTCTTTCCTTGAGAAGTATGGTGACAAACAACTGCTCACCAACTACGTGATGCTGATGAACGATCCCAGCCGCGAGTATTACAAATGCTATGAGATTGACTACGACCGCCACCGCTACGACGGCAAGAACTGGACTTACGTCAACCTGCCCGTAGAGGACATCAAGCAAATGGCCATTGCTTCTCTGAAAGACAGCACCATGATGTATTTCTCCTGCGACGTGGGTAAGTTCCTGAACTCGGAACGCGGCCTGCTTGATGTGAAAAATTATGACTACGAATCACTCATGGGAACCACCTTCGGAATGGATAAGAAGCAACGCATCCAGACTTTCTCCAGCGGCTCCTCGCATGCCATGACGCTGATGGCTGTGGATTTGGATAAAGACGGGAAGCCGGTCAAATGGATGGTTGAGAATAGTTGGGGCGCCGACAGCGGTTATAAAGGCCACCTCATCATGACGGACAACTGGTTCGACGAATATATGTTCCGCCTGGTAGTGGAAACCAAATATGTCCCCGCTCAAATAATGGAACTTTTCAAACAAAAACCTGTCCGCCTGCCGGCATGGGACCCGATGTTTGCAGAAGAAAAAGATTAG